One region of Anticarsia gemmatalis isolate Benzon Research Colony breed Stoneville strain chromosome 2, ilAntGemm2 primary, whole genome shotgun sequence genomic DNA includes:
- the LOC142979077 gene encoding putative cytochrome P450 6a13: MLFIILITLCVVLFIIKFSVSNRNYWRKKNIIQVDDLMYKFFFGNHSMPEVCKTVYDEHDAPHIGTTAGSTPMLMLKNLEDVQAVFAGDFHSFYSRGILPNMNPNDVLSNNLLFMDDFNTWKLLRQKLSPVFTSSKLKNMFFIIEKCARDFVELVENNQSMRDKPFNALYTYTTGSIGASVFGIDTKTNNSTMDSPFLDMAWRSVEPSLATNIKSFVSSVFPKLSELLNFKVFGEFEDFFVGVVKSVMEERRRNPNIKRHDFIEICVELQNNGVLQDPTTGFQLEPTDELIAAQAFFFFIAGADTTANTMHFTLLELASNPKILKTLHEEIDSVFEPGKTELTYADIEKLQYMEMVMNEAMRKYPPIGFIQRVCTKDTVLPSKVIIEKGTGIIIPAYAIHRDERFYSNPDEFDPERFGPNNIADVKKYSFMPFGEGNRICIGARLARLQVKTGLAWLLRRFTLGEQKYAPERFERSPFGLRDPHARYDLIPRNI, from the exons atgttattcataatattaataactctTTGTGTTGTGTTATTCATAATAAAGTTCAGTGTAAGCAATAGAAATTATTGGCGGAAGAAAAATATCATTCAAGTCGACGACCTCATGTACAAATTCTTTTTCGGCAATCATTCAATGCCAGAAGTTTGCAAGACTGTTTACGACGAACATGACGCTCCACATATCGGTACAACTGCGGGAAGTACTCCAATGCTGATGCTGAAAAACTTAGAAGACGTTCAGGCGGTCTTTGCTGGCGATTTCCATAGTTTCTACAGCCGAGGTATCTTGCCCAATATGAACCCGAATGATGTTCTGTCAAACAATTTGTTGTTCATGGATGACTTCAATACGTGGAAACTTTTGAGACAAAAGCTATCTCCAGTGTTCACTAGCTCGAAGCTAAAGAATATGTTTTTCATCATAGAAAAATGTGCGAGAGATTTCGTCGAGCTGGttgaaaataatcaaagtaTGAGAGATAAGCCGTTTAATGCTTTGTATACTTACACTACGGGATCTATTGGCGCCTCTGTATTTGGTATTGATACTAAAACTAATAACAGCACTATGGATTCTCCTTTCTTAGACATGGCTTGGAGGTCTGTAGAACCCTCACTTGCAACTAATATAAAGAGTTTCGTATCAAGTGTATTTCCAAAACTATCTGAGTTACTAAACTTTAAAGTGTTTGGAGAGTTCGAAGACTTTTTTGTTGGTGTTGTGAAAAGTGTGATGGAAGAGAGAAGACGTAATCCTAATATAAAACGTCACGATTTCATAGAAATTTGTGTGGAGTTGCAAAATAACGGAGTGTTACAAGATCCGACGACAGGATTCCAGTTAGAACCGACTGATGAGTTAATTGCTGCTCAAGCGTTCTTCTTTTTCATCGCTGGAGCTGATACAACAGCCAACACCATGCATTTCACTTTACTAGAACTGGCCAGTAATCcgaaaattttgaaaacattacACGAAGAAATCGACAGCGTATTTGAGCCTGGGAAAACGGAACTGACATACGCTGACATTGAGAAATTGCAGTACATGGAAATGGTGATGAATGAGGCTATGAGAAAGTATCCTCCGATTGGTTTTATCCAAAGAGTATGCACTAAAGATACAGTGTTACCCAGTAAAGTTATAATTGAGAAAGGTACCGGTATTATAATACCTGCGTATGCGATACACAGAGATGAGAGGTTTTACTCTAACCCTGATGAGTTTGACCCGGAAAGGTTCGGACCGAACAATATAGCTGatgttaagaaatattcttttatGCCGTTTGGAGAAGGAAATCGAATCTGTATTG gtgcAAGGCTCGCTCGTCTCCAAGTCAAGACTGGTCTCGCGTGGCTTTTGCGTCGTTTTACTTTGGGCGAACAGAAATATGCTCCGGAAAGATTTGAACGCAGTCCCTTCGGCCTTAGGGATCCTCATGCCCGTTATGACTTGATACcacgaaatatttaa
- the LOC142979081 gene encoding cytochrome P450 6a9-like — protein sequence MLFIVLIILCIVLIIVKYKTTNYDYWKKRNILQIDDLLWTFLFNKRSMSEICKDIYDKYEATHIGTSMGSTPALILKDVEDIQAVLAGDFQSFYSRGIQINPNDILADNLLFMGDYRKWKLIRQKLSPVFTSSKLKNMFYLIEKSARDFIELIEDNRHLRKQPFSVLYTYTTASIGAAIFGIDTQTKNTMESPFLDMAWKAVKPSFKTNIQVFLSNAFPSLVNIFNFKVFGEHEDFFVGIVKKVLESRRHDTKRRHDFIEMCLELQKHGIMQDFTTGYELNPTDEVVAAQAFALFIAGADTTANALHFTLLELSNNPKILTKLHKEIDGIFGTFREELSYNDVEKLQYLDMVVSESLRKYPPIGFLQRLCTKDTVLPSKVNVEKDTAVVIPVFAIHRDEKYYPQADVFDPERFSPRNVQSLPKFTYLSFGEGNRVCIGTRFARLQLKAALAWLLRRFTLAEQNYTPTFEKSSFALRDPNAYYELIPRDPVE from the exons ATGCTGTTTATAGTATTGATAATACTGTGCATAGTGCTTATCATAGTGAAGTACAAAACTACTAACTACGACTATTGGAAGAAAAGAAACATACTTCAGATAGACGACTTGTTATGGACGTTCTTATTCAACAAACGGTCCATGTCTGAGATCTGCAAGGACATATACGATAAATATGAAGCGACACATATTGGAACTTCAATGGGATCTACACCGGCATTAATCTTAAAAGATGTTGAAGATATACAAGCTGTCTTAGCAGGTGATTTCCAGAGCTTCTACAGTCGTGGGATTCAGATAAATCCGAATGATATCCTAGCTGACAATCTACTCTTCATGGGTGACTATCGCAAATGGAAATTGATAAGGCAGAAACTTAGCCCTGTGTTCACAAGTTCAAAGTTAAAAAACATGTTCTATTTGATAGAAAAAAGTGCCCGAGACTTTATAGAACTAATTGAAGATAATCGACATTTGAGAAAACAGCCGTTCAGTGTCCTTTATACGTATACTACGGCGTCTATCGGAGCTGCAATATTCGGTATTGatactcaaacaaaaaacacCATGGAATCACCATTTCTGGATATGGCCTGGAAAGCGGTAAAGCCttctttcaaaacaaatatacaagTTTTCTTATCCAACGCGTTTCCAAGTCTAgtgaatatatttaattttaaagtttttggtGAACACGAAGACTTTTTTGTGGGTATTGTGAAGAAGGTACTAGAAAGCAGAAGACATGATACTAAGAGACGacatgattttattgaaatgtgtttGGAACTTCAAAAACATGGGATAATGCAGGACTTTACTACAGGTTACGAACTAAATCCTACAGATGAAGTAGTAGCTGCTCAAGCATTTGCTTTATTCATCGCTGGAGCGGACACGACAGCTAACGCACTACACTTCACTCTACTAGAACTTTCAAACAACCcaaaaattctaacaaaacttcATAAAGAAATCGACGGAATATTCGGAACTTTTAGAGAAGAACTCTCCTACAATGACGTTGAAAAACTTCAGTATTTAGACATGGTTGTATCAGAAAGCCTACGAAAATATCCTCCTATAGGTTTTTTACAAAGATTATGTACTAAAGATACAGTATTACCTAGTAAAGTGAATGTTGAAAAAGACACTGCAGTTGTTATCCCGGTGTTTGCGATTCATAGAGATGAAAAGTATTATCCACAGGCAGATGTGTTTGATCCTGAACGTTTTAGTCCGAGGAATGTTCAAAGTCTGCCAAAGTTTACTTATTTGTCTTTCGGCGAAGGGAATCGTGTTTGTATTG ggACCAGATTCGCCCGTCTTCAACTCAAAGCAGCACTGGCGTGGTTGTTAAGACGCTTCACATTAGCCGAACAAAACTACACGCCGACATTTGAGAAAAGTTCCTTCGCACTTCGAGATCCTAATGCGTATTATGAGCTGATACCAAGAGATCCTGTCGAATGA